The following are encoded together in the Pedobacter steynii genome:
- a CDS encoding TIGR03364 family FAD-dependent oxidoreductase: protein MLLLRENIFYALVDKMMKTPIYDLIVVGSGVLGTFHAIHAARMGKKVLLTEKDQYPVNATVRNFGQVVPSGMASDWFPYALRATELYKEIQRESDISVRNNGTLYIPSDKEELQLILELKSKMDDSGYESVLLSATDCLARYPSLKKEYCKGGLFFPQEVSVEPDQMIRKLISYAIGKYSNLSYKPATAMIECQVSGDRVNMVSAAGEMFHAEKAVICNGGEFKLLFASLFKESGITLCKLQMMKTLPMPEVQLEGNILTGLSIRRYESFQECLSFKKLSNPEDQQKLKKWGIHILFKKGIDGSIIIGDSHEYAGVNESDDLGFKINHQVNELMMTEAQRIVNFDVRKISETWAGFYPQHKTKPIVEYDIDDRIHIRTAIGGKGMTSAAGYAEASIKKIYH from the coding sequence ATGCTTCTCCTACGTGAAAACATTTTCTATGCCCTGGTAGATAAGATGATGAAAACACCGATATACGATTTAATAGTAGTAGGCTCCGGAGTTCTCGGAACCTTTCATGCGATACATGCCGCGCGCATGGGAAAGAAGGTGCTGCTGACGGAGAAAGATCAGTATCCTGTAAACGCTACGGTCAGAAATTTTGGTCAGGTGGTTCCTTCAGGGATGGCCTCCGATTGGTTTCCCTATGCTTTACGTGCCACTGAGCTGTATAAAGAAATTCAGCGGGAATCCGATATCAGTGTCCGCAATAACGGGACACTTTATATCCCTTCAGATAAAGAAGAGTTGCAATTGATCCTGGAATTAAAATCAAAGATGGACGATTCAGGATACGAGTCGGTATTGTTATCTGCTACAGATTGTTTAGCCAGGTATCCTTCTTTGAAAAAGGAATATTGTAAAGGAGGACTTTTCTTCCCTCAGGAGGTTAGTGTGGAGCCTGATCAGATGATCCGTAAGCTGATCAGTTATGCGATAGGGAAATACTCCAATCTTAGCTATAAACCGGCTACTGCAATGATAGAATGCCAGGTTTCCGGCGATCGGGTAAATATGGTCAGTGCTGCAGGAGAAATGTTCCATGCAGAGAAAGCGGTGATCTGTAATGGCGGGGAATTCAAGCTGCTCTTTGCCTCCCTGTTTAAGGAAAGCGGAATTACTCTTTGCAAACTCCAGATGATGAAAACGCTGCCCATGCCGGAGGTGCAGCTGGAGGGAAACATCCTGACAGGTTTGTCCATCAGAAGATATGAGTCTTTTCAGGAATGTCTTTCTTTTAAGAAGTTATCCAATCCGGAAGATCAGCAGAAACTTAAAAAATGGGGCATTCATATCTTGTTTAAAAAAGGAATAGACGGATCCATTATTATCGGGGATTCGCATGAATACGCGGGGGTAAACGAAAGTGATGACCTTGGCTTCAAAATCAATCATCAGGTTAATGAACTGATGATGACCGAAGCACAGCGGATAGTCAATTTTGATGTCCGTAAAATTTCGGAAACCTGGGCCGGTTTTTATCCTCAGCACAAGACAAAACCAATCGTTGAATATGATATCGACGACCGGATACACATTCGGACAGCTATAGGTGGAAAGGGGATGACCTCTGCTGCCGGTTATGCCGAAGCCAGCATTAAAAAAATATACCATTAA
- the phnA gene encoding phosphonoacetate hydrolase, translating into MNNISITPFSANGIDYTPPAKPIVVICMDGSADEYLDMTMACDRMPNLKKMVLQGYRGMVRGALPSFTNVNNSSIVTGVSPAVHGICGNFFYDVKKDQEVMMNSSEYLRAETLLAAAANAGRKVAVVTAKEKLRDILSYRLKGIAFSAEKADQAKLETHGIENAEAVIGHKTPAIYSAEASLFVLRAGVALIKNGMADFLYLSLTDYMQHTYAPDTEESLAFYEAQDVELGKMLDMGAIIGATADHGMNAKVKADGSPNVLFIETMLTEQFGPGFRVICPITDPYVKHHGALGSYVLVYVNNNSNIDEVEQWLAAQPGITEVYNKEKGCRLLEQPADRTGDLFVLSARDVVVGKTAADHDLKALDGTLRSHGGRYEEMVPLVISHRLNATYKMRAQGDPRNFDVFDFTVNGTH; encoded by the coding sequence ATGAATAATATCTCAATAACCCCTTTTTCCGCTAACGGCATAGATTATACCCCTCCTGCAAAACCAATCGTGGTGATTTGTATGGATGGTTCTGCAGATGAATATCTGGATATGACTATGGCCTGCGACCGGATGCCGAACCTTAAAAAAATGGTACTTCAAGGTTACAGAGGCATGGTGCGTGGTGCCTTACCTTCTTTTACCAATGTAAACAATTCTTCGATAGTTACTGGTGTCAGCCCTGCGGTTCACGGTATTTGTGGTAATTTCTTTTATGATGTGAAAAAGGACCAGGAAGTGATGATGAACTCCTCGGAATACCTCAGAGCAGAAACCTTATTGGCGGCAGCGGCAAATGCAGGTCGTAAAGTAGCAGTAGTGACCGCAAAAGAAAAATTACGTGACATCCTTTCTTATCGGTTAAAAGGGATCGCCTTCTCGGCAGAAAAAGCCGATCAGGCTAAACTGGAAACGCATGGCATTGAAAATGCAGAAGCTGTAATTGGTCATAAAACTCCGGCCATTTACAGCGCTGAAGCCAGTTTATTCGTTCTGCGTGCAGGTGTGGCATTGATTAAAAATGGTATGGCCGACTTTTTATACCTGTCGCTGACCGATTATATGCAACATACTTATGCGCCGGATACGGAAGAGTCATTGGCTTTTTACGAAGCGCAGGACGTGGAATTAGGGAAAATGCTGGACATGGGAGCCATAATTGGTGCAACAGCGGATCATGGCATGAATGCAAAAGTAAAAGCCGACGGATCTCCAAATGTCTTGTTTATCGAGACGATGCTGACCGAACAGTTTGGTCCTGGTTTCCGGGTGATTTGCCCAATTACAGATCCTTATGTGAAACACCATGGCGCATTGGGCTCTTATGTATTGGTATATGTAAATAACAATTCAAATATTGACGAAGTAGAACAATGGCTGGCGGCACAACCCGGCATTACTGAGGTGTATAATAAAGAAAAAGGTTGCCGTTTACTGGAACAGCCTGCCGATAGGACCGGGGATCTTTTCGTGTTATCGGCACGTGATGTAGTGGTTGGAAAAACGGCTGCAGATCACGACCTGAAAGCGTTGGATGGAACATTACGTTCTCATGGTGGCAGGTATGAAGAGATGGTCCCCCTGGTGATTTCTCATCGCCTCAATGCAACCTACAAAATGAGAGCCCAGGGCGATCCGCGTAATTTCGATGTATTTGACTTCACTGTGAATGGTACCCATTAG
- the phnY gene encoding phosphonoacetaldehyde dehydrogenase translates to MKEELTATENILRLASLVAAKPVSSGKQLAVYSPYDGRLVGTVEMADQSDTRNAIATALKGGTVLSRYERYRILDGARMLLLERKEAFARLITAESGLCIREADYEIGRAHDVLLFAAIECLKDDGQIYSCDISPNGKQRKIFTLREPLKLAVAITPFNHPLNQVAHKIAPALAAGTPVILKPSEKTPLTAIRFVELLYEAGLPEYMLSVLLGETKEVAEVLIQAPEVDLVSFTGSVAVGKKIAATAGYKKVILELGGNDPLIVLEDADLDLAVNLAAEGAFRNSGQRCTAVKRILVQERIAEAFTERFVEKTKEYLSGDPADPETRVGTVIDEQSAIYLEEVVAKAVAQGAKVLFGGKRQGALLEPTVIVNVPRDAQMVVQESFGPLAPIMTFKDIDDAIALSNSTAFGLSSGVVTNNMDHAIRFVKELKVGTVNINEVPGYRIENSPFGGIKDSGLGIKEGVVEAIKCFSYVKTFSMPW, encoded by the coding sequence ATGAAAGAAGAATTAACTGCCACTGAAAATATACTTAGACTAGCCTCGCTTGTTGCGGCCAAACCAGTTTCTTCAGGAAAACAATTAGCGGTGTACAGCCCTTATGACGGACGATTGGTGGGAACCGTAGAAATGGCTGATCAATCTGATACCCGGAATGCGATTGCTACAGCGCTTAAGGGAGGGACGGTATTGAGCCGTTATGAAAGATACCGCATTTTAGATGGAGCAAGGATGTTGCTGCTGGAGAGAAAGGAGGCATTCGCCCGGCTGATTACTGCAGAATCCGGTTTATGTATCCGGGAAGCCGATTATGAGATTGGAAGAGCGCATGATGTATTGTTATTCGCGGCAATAGAATGTCTGAAAGATGATGGACAGATTTACTCCTGTGACATCTCTCCAAATGGAAAACAACGTAAGATATTCACGCTTCGTGAGCCGCTGAAACTTGCAGTAGCGATTACCCCCTTCAATCATCCGCTAAATCAGGTGGCACATAAAATTGCACCGGCTTTAGCAGCGGGAACACCGGTGATCCTGAAACCTTCAGAAAAGACACCATTAACGGCGATTCGTTTTGTGGAGTTATTATATGAAGCAGGTCTGCCGGAATACATGCTGAGTGTACTGCTTGGGGAGACAAAGGAAGTTGCGGAAGTCCTGATCCAGGCTCCGGAGGTGGATTTGGTATCCTTTACGGGGAGTGTTGCGGTAGGAAAGAAAATCGCAGCTACTGCAGGTTATAAAAAGGTGATCCTGGAACTCGGCGGTAATGATCCCCTGATTGTCCTGGAAGATGCGGACCTTGATCTTGCAGTGAACCTGGCTGCAGAGGGAGCTTTTCGCAATTCGGGACAACGCTGTACGGCGGTGAAACGAATTCTGGTGCAGGAGCGTATTGCTGAAGCGTTTACAGAACGCTTTGTAGAAAAAACAAAAGAATACTTGTCCGGTGACCCGGCAGATCCGGAAACCAGGGTGGGAACTGTGATCGACGAACAGTCGGCTATTTACCTGGAGGAAGTCGTTGCCAAGGCAGTTGCACAAGGTGCAAAAGTCCTGTTTGGCGGGAAACGCCAGGGCGCCTTGCTGGAGCCTACAGTTATTGTCAATGTACCAAGAGATGCACAAATGGTAGTTCAGGAATCCTTTGGACCTTTAGCACCGATCATGACCTTCAAAGATATCGATGATGCCATCGCGCTGTCTAATTCCACTGCTTTTGGCCTGTCTTCCGGTGTCGTAACCAACAATATGGATCATGCCATCCGCTTTGTTAAAGAATTAAAAGTAGGAACGGTAAATATTAATGAAGTCCCGGGTTATCGGATAGAAAACTCTCCTTTTGGTGGAATCAAGGATTCAGGGCTGGGTATTAAAGAAGGAGTGGTGGAAGCAATCAAATGCTTCTCCTACGTGAAAACATTTTCTATGCCCTGGTAG